Proteins from a single region of Methanotorris igneus Kol 5:
- a CDS encoding RtcB family protein, whose protein sequence is MKEYLKKVSDTIYELPMDYKECMKVPGRVFLSEILLESLEDDVLEQIANVACLPGIQKYSLAMPDCHYGYGFCIGGVAAFDVKGGVISPGGVGFDINCGVRLIRTNLTKEEVKPKIRELVSEIFKNVPSGLGSKGKIRITKNEIDDVLEEGAKWAINEGYGWDEDIKFLEEHGCMRDADASLVSDSAKKRGLPQLGSLGSGNHFLEIQYVDKVFDEETAEVFGIEENQVVVMVHTGSRGLGHQICADYIRVMEKAAKKYGIKLPDRQLACAPIESEEGIEYYKAMCCGANYAWANRQMITHWVRESFEKVFKTSAEDLEMNIIYDVAHNIAKIEEHVIDGKTKKVVVHRKGATRAFGPGSELIPKEYRKVGQPVIIPGDMGTASYLMHGTEKAMEETFGSTAHGAGRTLSRAKALKLWKGKEIKAKLEKEGIIVMADSKAVIAEECPEAYKSIDLVADVCHKSGISLKVSRMKPMGVVKG, encoded by the coding sequence ATGAAAGAGTATTTAAAAAAGGTATCTGATACGATATATGAACTACCAATGGATTATAAAGAATGTATGAAAGTGCCAGGAAGAGTATTTTTAAGCGAGATTTTACTTGAAAGTTTAGAGGATGATGTTCTCGAGCAAATAGCAAACGTTGCATGCCTTCCAGGTATTCAAAAGTATTCTTTGGCTATGCCAGATTGTCATTATGGATATGGTTTCTGTATTGGAGGGGTTGCAGCTTTTGATGTAAAAGGGGGAGTCATAAGCCCTGGAGGAGTTGGTTTTGATATAAACTGTGGAGTTAGGCTAATAAGAACAAATTTAACAAAAGAAGAAGTTAAACCAAAAATAAGAGAACTTGTAAGTGAGATATTCAAAAATGTCCCATCTGGATTGGGAAGTAAGGGAAAAATAAGAATCACCAAAAATGAGATTGATGACGTTTTGGAAGAGGGAGCAAAGTGGGCAATAAATGAAGGATATGGTTGGGATGAGGATATAAAGTTCCTTGAAGAACATGGGTGTATGAGGGATGCTGATGCTTCCCTTGTTTCAGATAGTGCAAAGAAAAGAGGTCTACCTCAACTTGGTTCATTAGGTAGTGGAAACCACTTTTTGGAGATTCAGTATGTGGACAAGGTGTTTGATGAGGAAACAGCGGAGGTTTTTGGGATTGAAGAAAACCAGGTAGTAGTTATGGTTCACACGGGTTCAAGGGGTTTGGGACATCAAATTTGTGCTGATTACATAAGGGTCATGGAAAAAGCTGCAAAAAAATATGGCATAAAACTCCCAGATAGACAGTTGGCATGTGCTCCAATAGAGTCAGAGGAGGGTATTGAATATTATAAAGCGATGTGCTGTGGGGCAAACTATGCATGGGCAAATAGGCAAATGATTACTCACTGGGTAAGGGAAAGCTTTGAAAAGGTATTTAAAACATCTGCAGAGGATTTGGAGATGAATATTATATATGACGTTGCCCACAACATAGCAAAGATAGAGGAGCATGTAATAGATGGAAAAACAAAAAAGGTCGTTGTTCATAGGAAGGGAGCTACAAGGGCATTTGGTCCTGGAAGTGAATTAATTCCAAAAGAATACAGAAAAGTTGGACAACCAGTTATCATTCCAGGGGATATGGGAACTGCATCGTATCTAATGCATGGAACTGAAAAGGCTATGGAAGAGACCTTTGGTTCAACAGCACATGGAGCAGGGAGAACATTAAGTAGGGCAAAAGCCTTGAAATTGTGGAAGGGTAAAGAAATTAAGGCAAAACTTGAAAAAGAGGGAATTATTGTTATGGCAGATTCTAAGGCCGTTATCGCAGAGGAATGTCCAGAGGCATACAAAAGCATTGATTTAGTTGCGGATGTTTGTCACAAATCAGGAATTTCATTGAAAGTTAGTAGAATGAAGCCGATGGGAGTAGTTAAAGGATAA
- a CDS encoding transketolase — protein sequence MEIEELKKIAKRVRYNIVKMVGLAKSGHPGGSLSSTEIIVALYFKIMKHDPKNPKMKDRDRFVLSKGHSCPALYAVLAECGYFDKEELWKLRKLDGLLQGHPSIDIPGIEMSTGSLGQGFSAAVGMALGCKLDKLNNYVYVLLGDGECQEGQVWEAAMAAAHYKLDNLIGFVDRNMLQIDGCTEDVMSLGDLKEKFKAFGWDVFEIDGHDFEQIINTVEKAKKMKNRKPKMIIAYTTKGKGVSFMEDNVGFHGKAPNEEQLEIALKELE from the coding sequence ATGGAAATTGAAGAATTGAAAAAGATAGCAAAGAGAGTTAGATACAATATTGTAAAAATGGTTGGTTTAGCAAAATCTGGACACCCAGGAGGTTCATTATCATCAACAGAAATTATTGTTGCTTTATATTTCAAAATAATGAAACACGATCCAAAAAATCCAAAAATGAAGGATAGAGATAGATTTGTTTTGAGTAAAGGACACTCATGTCCAGCATTGTATGCGGTCTTGGCTGAATGTGGTTACTTTGATAAAGAAGAACTTTGGAAGTTGAGAAAATTAGATGGACTATTACAAGGGCACCCATCCATAGATATTCCTGGAATAGAGATGAGCACAGGGTCATTAGGGCAGGGATTCTCTGCGGCAGTTGGAATGGCACTGGGATGTAAGTTGGATAAATTGAATAATTATGTTTATGTGTTGTTGGGAGATGGAGAATGCCAAGAAGGTCAAGTTTGGGAGGCAGCGATGGCAGCAGCTCACTACAAATTAGATAACCTTATTGGATTTGTAGACAGAAACATGCTCCAAATTGATGGTTGTACAGAGGACGTTATGTCATTAGGGGACTTAAAGGAGAAATTTAAAGCATTTGGGTGGGATGTTTTTGAGATAGATGGACATGACTTTGAGCAAATAATAAACACTGTTGAAAAAGCAAAGAAAATGAAAAACAGAAAGCCAAAAATGATTATTGCATACACAACAAAAGGTAAGGGAGTTTCATTCATGGAGGATAATGTAGGATTCCACGGTAAAGCTCCAAATGAAGAGCAGTTAGAAATTGCATTAAAAGAGTTAGAATAA